From Ipomoea triloba cultivar NCNSP0323 chromosome 5, ASM357664v1, the proteins below share one genomic window:
- the LOC116020823 gene encoding signal recognition particle 43 kDa protein, chloroplastic → MDALLAPSHLSHLKLKPQLPTLSHPSPPNSLPFRLRQSRQNLLLSAALQTPQQEAEEGLAPPRFEDYDEDETYGEVNKIIGSRATEDGKGMEYLIEWKDEHSPTWVPSDYIAKDVVAEYETPWWTAARKADESALRKLVEAGDGRDVDAVDEDGRTALLFVSGLGSEECVKLLAEAGAEINYKDKRGGLTPLHMAAGYVRPGVAKLLIELGADPEAEDDKAQTPLDLARMILKQTPKGNPMQFARRLGLENVIRVLEDAIFEFAEVQEILEKRGKGENVEYLVKWKDGEDNEWVKGWLVAEDLVRDFEAGLEYAVAECVLERREGESGKMEYLVKWSDIEEATWEPEENVDPTLIQEFENDGKKL, encoded by the coding sequence ATGGACGCTCTGCTCGCGCCTTCTCATCTCTCCCACCTTAAACTCAAACCCCAACTCCCCACTCTCTCTCACCCTTCTCCACCAAACTCTTTGCCCTTCCGCCTCCGCCAATCCCGCCAAAACCTCCTTCTCTCCGCCGCCCTTCAGACCCCCCAACAAGAAGCGGAGGAGGGATTAGCTCCGCCGCGATTCGAGGACTACGACGAAGACGAAACCTACGGCGAGGTTAACAAGATCATCGGCAGCAGGGCGACCGAGGACGGGAAGGGAATGGAGTATCTGATAGAGTGGAAAGACGAGCATTCGCCGACCTGGGTCCCGTCGGACTACATTGCCAAGGACGTCGTCGCGGAGTACGAGACGCCGTGGTGGACGGCCGCCAGGAAGGCCGACGAATCGGCTCTCCGGAAGCTCGTCGAGGCCGGCGACGGGCGGGACGTGGACGCCGTGGACGAGGACGGCCGGACGGCTCTGCTCTTCGTTTCGGGGCTCGGGTCGGAGGAGTGCGTCAAGCTATTAGCGGAAGCCGGCGCGGAGATCAATTACAAGGACAAACGCGGCGGCTTGACGCCTCTGCACATGGCGGCCGGCTACGTCCGACCCGGCGTGGCGAAGCTGCTGATCGAGCTGGGAGCGGATCCGGAGGCGGAGGACGATAAAGCTCAGACGCCTCTGGACTTGGCAAGGATGATTCTGAAGCAAACTCCGAAGGGAAACCCGATGCAATTCGCGCGGAGATTAGGGTTGGAGAATGTAATTAGGGTTCTAGAAGACGCCATTTTTGAATTCGCTGAAGTGCAGGAGATACTAGAGAAGAGAGGGAAGGGCGAGAACGTTGAGTATTTGGTGAAATGGAAAGATGGAGAGGACAACGAATGGGTGAAGGGTTGGCTGGTAGCGGAGGATTTGGTGCGCGATTTCGAGGCCGGGCTGGAGTACGCAGTGGCAGAGTGTGTGTTGGAGAGGAGAGAAGGGGAGAGTGGGAAAATGGAGTACTTGGTGAAGTGGTCAGACATTGAGGAGGCAACATGGGAGCCTGAGGAAAATGTTGATCCCACCTTAATACAGGAGTTTGAAAAT